The genomic segment TTTTTGAAAAAAAGTAAAAAAGGTGTTAATACATTTAAGTACCAACACCAAAAATTATACACCCTTTAAAAATATCAAAAAAAACTTTTCAAAGTTTAAGTAATAAGATATAATGTACCCCGGTAAAATTAAAAAAATATATATTGAGGAGAAAAATTAATGGAGAAGAAAAAATATGGTTTAATAACAGCTATAACTATGATAGTAGGAATAGTTATAGGATCTGGTATATTTTTTAAGAGTGATAACATCTTAATATATACAAATGGAAGCATAGAAAAGGGAATAGCAGTTTTTTCAATAGCAGCTATAGGGATTATTTTTGGAAGCTTGACAATAGGAGTTCTAGCTTCTAAAACAACAGCAGCAGGTGGGATCATAACATATGCTGATGAGTATTCTGGAAGAAAAGTAGCTTGTGCTTTTGGATGGTTTTTAGGTTTTGTATATTTTCCAGCCTTAGTAGCTGTTTTAGCATGGGTAACTGGAGTATATATATGTATGTTATTTGGTATTGAAGCTACGACAAAAACTTTACTATATTTAAGTGTAATAAGTATAGTTATATGTTTTTTTGTAAATACAGTTTCAACAAAACTAGGTGGATATTATCAAAATATCTCAACTTTTATAAAAATAATACCACTTTTTCTTATGGCAGTAGCTGGATTAATTTATGGAGATCCTAAATTAATAGTGAATGAAACAACTATAAAGCTAGGAGAACAAAGTGGAACTTGGTTAGCTGCTTTAGGACCAGTTGCTTTTTCTTATGATGGGTGGGTAGTTTCAACATCTATAGCTCATGAATTGAAAAATAGTAAAAAAACACTTCCCCTTGCTTTAACAATAGGTCCAATATTTGTTTTAGTAGCTTATATACTTTATTTTGTAGGAATTAGTATTTTAGTAGGACCTGAAGAGATAATGAGATTGGGAGATGAGCATCTAAATGTTGCAGCTTTAAAGATTTTTGGAAAAAATGGAGCTAAAGTAATTTTAACTTTTATTGTTGTATCAGTTACAGGAACTTTAAATGGATTTATTTTAGGATTTATTAGACTTCCATACTCTTTGGCATTGAGAAAGATGTTACCTTTTTCTTCTGAAATAGAAAAAGTTGACAAAAAAACAGGAGTATCAAAAATATCTGCGATTTTTGCCATAATAGTTTCAATGGTATGGATATGGCTAAACTATATAACACAAAAATATAATATGTTACCAAATTCAGATGTATCTGAAATTCCTATAGTGGCTAGTTATATTCTATATATAATATTGTATTTCAATGTAATAAAACTTTATAAAAAAGGAGAAGTCCCAAGTTTTACCAAAGGAGTTATAATTCCAATATTAGCTATTATAGGTTCTAGTATAATTGTAGTTGGTGGACTGCAAAATCCAATGACAATATACTATCTAATAATTTGTAGTATAGTTATATGTTTAGCTCTATTATTTTTAAAAGTTCAAAATAGTAAATCTGAAGTTAATTTTGAAAAAAAGTAAGTAAAATATAGAATTTTTATAGAAGGAGTGATTTAAAAAAGTCACTCCTTTTTATTAAAAGCTATTTGAAAAATATAAGAAAAGTATGATTGTAACACAGTTAAAATTATGTAAAAAAAATATAAAAAAAAATCAAAAAAAGCTTTGATTTTTTTGATAACTATGCTATAATCCTTAGAGTGTATAAGGATATTTGAAAAAATCCTTAAAGAGATGATTGAAGGAGGTGTAACAAATAGATGGCTTCTAACAAATTAAGAATCTACTTAAAGGCTTATGACCATACTTTATTAGATCAATCAGCTAAAAGAATAGCAGAGGTTGCTAAAAAGTCTGGAGCAGAAATTGCAGGACCTATGCCATTACCTACTAAGATTAAAAAGTATACTGTTTTAAGATCAGTACACTTAAACAAGGATTCAAGAGAACAATTTGAAATGAGAGTACACAGAAGAATGGTAGAAATTAACAATTCTACACAAAAGACAATAGCTTCGTTAACAGCAGTTAACTTACCAGCTGGTGTTGGAATAGAAATCAAACAAATCTAATTGATTTTTAAAAAACAACCATTCATGGTTTGATTCGGGTAATTTGATTATGTTTGATAAGACGATTATCGAAATCTAAATTATCCTTACAGAATAATACAAGTTGACGCTTTTTTTAAAGCTAGACTGTAGAACCACGAGGTCGAGTTGTCAACCAATATATTATTTGATGGAGGTAAAACAATGTCAGGAATTTTAGCAAAGAAAATTGGAATGACTCAAATATTTGAAGATGGAAAATTCATTCCAGTTACAGTTGTTGAAGCTGGTCCTAACTATGTTCTTCAAAAGAAGACTGTAGAAAATGATGGATATACAGCTCTACAATTAGGATTTGATGAGAAAAAGGAAAAAAACACTACTAAACCAGTAATGGGAATCTTCAAGAAAGCAGGAGTTAACCCTCAAAGATTCGTTAAAGAATTAAGAGTAGACTCAGTAGAAGGTTTCGAACTTGGTCAAGAAATCAAAGCTGATGTTTTAGCAGATGTTGCTTATGTAGATATTACAGGTACATCAAAAGGTAAAGGAACATCAGGGGTTATGAAAAGACACGGATTCGGTGGAAACAGAGCGTCTCACGGGGTTTCTAGAAACCACAGACTTGGAGGATCTATCGGAATGTCATCATGGCCAGGAAAAGTTTTAAAAGGAAAAAGAATGGCTGGACAATATGGAAATGTTACAGTAACTGTTCAAAACCTAAAAGTTGTGAAGGTTGATGCTGAAAATAACTTAGTACTTATCAAAGGTGCAGTACCAGGAGCTAAGAACGGTTATATCGTAATCAAACCAGCAGTAAAAAAATAATAGGTTAGTAGATGTGGAAGGAGGAAAATAATGGCAGTTTTAAACATATATAACTTAGCAGGAACACAAACTGGAACTGTTGAAGTTAAAGATTCAGTGTTTGGGATTGAACCTAATCAAGCAGTGCTTCATGAAGTATTAACTGCAGAATTAGCAGCTGCTAGACAAGGAACTGCAGCTACTAAAACTAGAGCAATGGTTAGAGGAGGGGGAAGAAAACCTTTCAAACAAAAAGGAACTGGTAGAGCAAGACAAGGTACTATCAGAGCTCCACATATGGTAGGAGGAGGAGTTACATTTGGTCCTCACCCAAGATCATATGAGAAAAAAGTTAACAAAAAAGTTAGAAACCTAGCTCTAAGATCAGCATTATCAGCTAAAGTAGCTAATGGAGATATCCTAGTTCTTGAAGGAACAATCGATACACCAAAAACAAAAACAATAATTGCTTTAACAAATGCAATTAACGCAACTAACAAACAATTATTTGTAGTAAACGATCTTGCTGCAGAAGCAGATTTCAACTTATACCTATCAGTAAGAAACCTTGAAAACGCAGTAGTATTACAACCAAATGAAATTGGTGTATACTGGCTATTAAAACAAGAAAAAGTAATTCTTACTAGAGAAGCACTAACTACAATAGAGGAGGTGCTTGGATAATGACATCATATGATATCGTAAAAAAACCTATCATCACTGAAAAAACTGAATTACTTAGAAGAGAGTACAACAAGTACACTTTCGAAGTAAGCCCAAAAGCTAACAAGATTCAAATCAAAAAAGCTATTGAAGAGTTATTCAACGTTAAAGTTGCATCAGTGGCAACTCTAAACAGCAAACCTGTTACTAAGAGACATGGAATGAAACTTTACAAAACTCAAGCTAAAAAGAAGGCAATCGTTAAATTAGCTGAAGGAACAATCACTTACTTTAAAGAAGTATAATAAACTGTAGAAAGCGGCTAAAGATATATATAGGTCTAAACGGAGGTTAAGCAAAAATGGCTATTAGAAAAATAAAAGCAATGACTAATGGAACTAGACACATGTCAAGATTAGTCAATGAAGATTTAGATAATGTAAGACCTGAAAAGTCTTTAACTGTACCTTTAAAATCTGCTTATGGTAGAGATAACTACGGGCACAGAACTTGTAGAGACAGACAAAAAGGACACAAAAGACTTTACAGAATTATCGACTTCAAAAGAAATAAATTAGATGTACCAGCTAGAGTAGAATCTATCGAGTACGATCCAAACAGAACAGCTAATATCGCTCTTCTATTCTATGTAGATGGAGAAAAAAGATATATATTAGCACCAAAAGGATTAAAAAAAGGTGACATGGTTATGGCAGGATCTCAAGCTGAGATTAAACCAGGAAACGCACTTAAAATAAAAGACATGCCAGTAGGGGTTCAAATTCATAATATTGAACTACAAAGAGGAAAGGGTGGACAATTAGTAAGATCCGCAGGTACAGCAGCAAGACTTGTTGCTAAAGAAGGAACTTACTGTCACGTAGAGTTACCATCAGGTGAACTTAGATTAATTCACGGTGAATGTATGGCAACTATCGGAGAAGTAGGAAATTCTGAACATAGCTTAGTTCAAATCGGTAAAGCTGGAAGAAACAGAAACATGGGTAAAAGACCTCACGTAAGAGGATCTGTAATGAACCCTGTTGATCACCCTCATGGAGGAGGAGAAGGTAAGAATCCAGTAGGTAGAAAAGCTCCTTTAACACCTTGGGGTAAACCAGCAATGGGTGTTAAAACTAGAGGTAAGAAAACTACAGATAAATTTATCGTAAGAAGAAGAAACGATAAATAATTTTCGAGAGGAGGCTAATAGGTAATGGCTAGATCATTAAAAAAAGGACCTTTCTGTGACCACCACTTAATGAAAAAAGTTGAAGAAGCTGTAGCTTCTCAAAACTTAAAAGCGGTTATTAAAACTTGGTCAAGAAGATCAACTATATTCCCTAATTTCATTGGTATCACTTTCGGAGTGTACAATGGGAAAAAGCACATACCTGTTCACGTAACTGAGCAAATGGTTGGACACAAACTAGGTGAGTTTGCACCAACTAGAACTTACTACGGACACGGTGTAGATAAAAAGAAGAAAAAATAATTAATTATATAAAATACTAAATTTTGTTGAGTTATAAAAGGAGGTTGGACTAGTGGAAGCTAGAGCAATAACTAGATTCGTAAGATTGTCTCCTAGAAAAGCTAGGTTAGTAGCTGACTTAGTAAGAGGAAAATCAGCGCTAGAAGCATTAGATATTCTAGAGTTTACAAATAAAAAAGCAGCTAGAATTATAAGTAAAACATTAGCATCAGCTGTTGCTAATGCAACTAACAACTTCAAAATGGATGAAGATAAGTTAGTAGTTTCAACAATTATGATAAATGATGGACCAGCTCTTAAAAGAATCATGCCTAGAGCTATGGGAAGAGCGGATATAATCAGAAAACCAACAGCTCACATTACTGTGGCAGTTTCTGAAAAGTAGTTTAAGGAGGTAAGACTGTGGGACAAAAAGTAGACCCTAGAGGACTAAGAGTAGGAATTACTAGATCTTGGGATTCTAACTGGTATGCAGATAAGAAGGAATACGCTAAGTACTTCCATGAAGATGTAAAAATCAGAGAACTTATCAAGAAGAACTACTTCCATGCAGGAATATCGAAGGTTAAGATCGAAAGAACTTCTCCTTCTAACGTAGTTGTTCTTGTTTATACAGCAAAAGCTGGTATAATCATCGGAAGAAAAGGTGCAGAAATAGATAATTTAAGAGTAACTCTTGAAAAATTAACTGGTAAAAAAGTAACAGTTAAAGTTCAAGAAGTTAAAGAATTCAACAAGGACGCTGTACTTGTTGCAGAAAACATTGCTACATCAATCGAAAAAAGGGTAGCATACAAAAGAGCTGTAAGCCAAGCTATAATGAGAGCTATGAGAGCTGGAGCTAAAGGAATCAAAGTTATGGTTTCTGGAAGACTAAATGGAGCAGAAATTGCCAGAGCTGAATGGGTAGTAGAAGGAAAAGTACCTTTACATACACTAAGAGCTGATATTGATTATGCAGTAGCAACAGCTCACACTACTTATGGAGCTCTAGGAATAAAAGTATGGGTTTTCCATGGTGAAGTTCTTCCAACTAAAAGGGAAGGAGGAGAAGCGTAGTCATGTTAATGCCAAAAAGAACAAAACATAGAAAAATGTTTAGAGGTAGAATGAAAGGTACTGCTCAAAGAGGAAATACTGTAGCATTCGGAGATTACGGACTACAAGCTCTTGAGCCACACTGGATAACTAATAGACAAATAGAATCATGTAGGGTTGCTATCAACAGAACTTTCAAAAGAGAAGGAAAAACTTTTATCAGAATATTCCCTGACAAACCAATCACAGCTAGACCAGCTGGAGTGAGAATGGGTAAAGGTAAAGGAAACGTTGAAGGTTGGGTAGCAGTAGTTAAACCTGGAAGAATAATGTTCGAGGTTTCTGGAGTAACTGAAGATAAAGCTATGGTAGCTTTAAGAAAAGCTGCAATGAAGCTTCCTATCAGTTGTAAAATTGTTAAGAAAGAGAATGGTGGTGAAAACTAATGAGAGCTAAGGAAATAAGAGAAATGTCTACTGAAGACTTAGTTGTTAAGTGTAAAGAGCTTAAGGAAGAATTATTCAACCTAAAGTTCCAACTTTCATTAGGTCAACTTACTAACACTGCTAAAATTAGAGAAGTTAGAAGAGAAATTGCTAGAATTAATACAATCTTAAACGAAAGATAATCTCATTCAAGTTTATAGATAATTTGATTCTTTGGAAGAGGAGGTTAATGTCTTGAGAAACGAAAGAAAAGTTAGAGAAGGAATAGTTGTTTCTGACAAGATGGATAAAACAATCGTTGTTGCAATAGAAACAATGGCTTTACATCCAATCTATAAAAAGAGAGTAAAAAGCACTACTAAGTTTAAAGCTCACGATGAAAACAATGTAGCTCAAACTGGAGATAGAGTAAGAATTATGGAAACTAGACCATTATCAAGAGATAAAAGATGGAGACTAGTAGAGATTGTTGAAAAAGCTAGATAATTCCAATTATTGTGAGAGGAGGATATTTTAATGGTACAACAACAAACTATCCTTAATGTTGCTGATAACTCAGGTGCTAAGAAACTTATGATCATAAGAGTTCTTGGTGGATCTAAAAAAAGATTCGGTAAAATCGGTGACATCGTTGTCGCATCAGTTAAGGAAGCAATCCCTGGTGGAAACGTTAAAAAAGGTGACGTAGTAAAAGCTGTTATAGTTAGAACTAAAAAAGAATTAAGAAGAGAAGATGGATCATATATAAAATTTGATGATAACGCAGGAGTTATAATCAATAACAACAATGAACCAAAAGCAACAAGAATATTTGGACCAGTTGCAAGAGAGTTAAGAGCTAAAAACTTCATGAAGATTTTATCTCTAGCTCCTGAAGTAATTTAATTTAAGAGAGGAGGCTAATCGTCGTGGCTAAACCTAAGATCAAATTTGTACCTGAATCATTACACGTTAAAACTGGAGATATGGTATATGTAATCTCTGGAAAAGATAAAGGTAAAACAGGTAAAGTTGTAAAAGTTTTCCCTAAAAAAGGAAAAGTTGTAGTTGAAGGAATCAACTTAATCACTAAACATATGAAACCAAGTCCAATAAACCCACAAGGTGGAGTTGTTACTAAGCCAGCACCTATGTTCTCATCAAAAGTTATGCTTTTCGATGAAAAAGCTGGTAAACCAACAAGAGTTGGATATAAATTCGTAGATGGTAAAAAAGTAAGATACTCAAAAGTATCAGGAGAAGTTCTATAAGAAAGGAGGAAAACGTAAGTGTCTAAATACGTTTCTAGATATCATAAATTATATAACGATGTAATAGTTCCAGCTCTTATGAAGGATCTTGGAATTACTAACATCATGGAATGTCCAAAACTAGAAAAAATAATAGTAAACATGGGAGTTGGAGAAGCAACTCAAAATGTTAAACTTATAGATGCAGCTATGGGAGACTTAGCTATCATTTCTGGACAAAAACCAGTTGTAAGAAAAGCTAAAAAATCAGAAGCTGGGTTCAAGTTAAGAGAAGGTATGCCTATCGGAGCAAAAGTTACTTTAAGAAAAGAAAGAATGTACGACTTTTTAGATAGATTAGTGAATGTAGTTCTTCCAAGAGTAAGAGACTTCGAAGGAGTTCCAGCTGATTCATTTGATGGAAGAGGAAACTACTCTCTAGGATTAAGAGATCAACTAGTATTCCCTGAAATCGAATTCGATAAAGTTGATAAACTTTTAGGAATGTCTATCACTATGGTTTCTTCTGCAAAAACTGATGAAGAAGGAAGAGCTTTACTTAGAGCATTTGGAATGCCTTTCAAAAAGTAAGATAGTGAGGAGGTTAAGGAATAGATGGCAAAGAAGTCAATGATCGCTAGAGATGTTAAAAGAGCTGAACTATGCGATAAATATGCTGAAAAAAGAGCTGAGCTAAAGAAAAGAGTTGCTGAAGGAGATATGGAAGCTATGTTTGAATTAAACAAACTTCCTAAAGACTCATCAGCAGTTAGAAGAAGAAATAGATGTCAGTTAGACGGAAGACCAAGAGGATTCATGAGAGAATTCGGTATTTCAAGAGTAAAATTCAGACAGCTTGCAGGAGCTGGACTTATACCAGGAGTTAAGAAATCATCTTGGTAATTTGATAGT from the Fusobacterium varium genome contains:
- the rpsQ gene encoding 30S ribosomal protein S17; its protein translation is MRNERKVREGIVVSDKMDKTIVVAIETMALHPIYKKRVKSTTKFKAHDENNVAQTGDRVRIMETRPLSRDKRWRLVEIVEKAR
- the rplX gene encoding 50S ribosomal protein L24 produces the protein MAKPKIKFVPESLHVKTGDMVYVISGKDKGKTGKVVKVFPKKGKVVVEGINLITKHMKPSPINPQGGVVTKPAPMFSSKVMLFDEKAGKPTRVGYKFVDGKKVRYSKVSGEVL
- the rplW gene encoding 50S ribosomal protein L23; amino-acid sequence: MTSYDIVKKPIITEKTELLRREYNKYTFEVSPKANKIQIKKAIEELFNVKVASVATLNSKPVTKRHGMKLYKTQAKKKAIVKLAEGTITYFKEV
- the rplB gene encoding 50S ribosomal protein L2; the encoded protein is MAIRKIKAMTNGTRHMSRLVNEDLDNVRPEKSLTVPLKSAYGRDNYGHRTCRDRQKGHKRLYRIIDFKRNKLDVPARVESIEYDPNRTANIALLFYVDGEKRYILAPKGLKKGDMVMAGSQAEIKPGNALKIKDMPVGVQIHNIELQRGKGGQLVRSAGTAARLVAKEGTYCHVELPSGELRLIHGECMATIGEVGNSEHSLVQIGKAGRNRNMGKRPHVRGSVMNPVDHPHGGGEGKNPVGRKAPLTPWGKPAMGVKTRGKKTTDKFIVRRRNDK
- the rpsS gene encoding 30S ribosomal protein S19; translated protein: MARSLKKGPFCDHHLMKKVEEAVASQNLKAVIKTWSRRSTIFPNFIGITFGVYNGKKHIPVHVTEQMVGHKLGEFAPTRTYYGHGVDKKKKK
- the rpsC gene encoding 30S ribosomal protein S3, translated to MGQKVDPRGLRVGITRSWDSNWYADKKEYAKYFHEDVKIRELIKKNYFHAGISKVKIERTSPSNVVVLVYTAKAGIIIGRKGAEIDNLRVTLEKLTGKKVTVKVQEVKEFNKDAVLVAENIATSIEKRVAYKRAVSQAIMRAMRAGAKGIKVMVSGRLNGAEIARAEWVVEGKVPLHTLRADIDYAVATAHTTYGALGIKVWVFHGEVLPTKREGGEA
- the rplN gene encoding 50S ribosomal protein L14 yields the protein MVQQQTILNVADNSGAKKLMIIRVLGGSKKRFGKIGDIVVASVKEAIPGGNVKKGDVVKAVIVRTKKELRREDGSYIKFDDNAGVIINNNNEPKATRIFGPVARELRAKNFMKILSLAPEVI
- a CDS encoding APC family permease produces the protein MEKKKYGLITAITMIVGIVIGSGIFFKSDNILIYTNGSIEKGIAVFSIAAIGIIFGSLTIGVLASKTTAAGGIITYADEYSGRKVACAFGWFLGFVYFPALVAVLAWVTGVYICMLFGIEATTKTLLYLSVISIVICFFVNTVSTKLGGYYQNISTFIKIIPLFLMAVAGLIYGDPKLIVNETTIKLGEQSGTWLAALGPVAFSYDGWVVSTSIAHELKNSKKTLPLALTIGPIFVLVAYILYFVGISILVGPEEIMRLGDEHLNVAALKIFGKNGAKVILTFIVVSVTGTLNGFILGFIRLPYSLALRKMLPFSSEIEKVDKKTGVSKISAIFAIIVSMVWIWLNYITQKYNMLPNSDVSEIPIVASYILYIILYFNVIKLYKKGEVPSFTKGVIIPILAIIGSSIIVVGGLQNPMTIYYLIICSIVICLALLFLKVQNSKSEVNFEKK
- the rpmC gene encoding 50S ribosomal protein L29; the protein is MRAKEIREMSTEDLVVKCKELKEELFNLKFQLSLGQLTNTAKIREVRREIARINTILNER
- the rpsJ gene encoding 30S ribosomal protein S10; translated protein: MASNKLRIYLKAYDHTLLDQSAKRIAEVAKKSGAEIAGPMPLPTKIKKYTVLRSVHLNKDSREQFEMRVHRRMVEINNSTQKTIASLTAVNLPAGVGIEIKQI
- the rplD gene encoding 50S ribosomal protein L4 — its product is MAVLNIYNLAGTQTGTVEVKDSVFGIEPNQAVLHEVLTAELAAARQGTAATKTRAMVRGGGRKPFKQKGTGRARQGTIRAPHMVGGGVTFGPHPRSYEKKVNKKVRNLALRSALSAKVANGDILVLEGTIDTPKTKTIIALTNAINATNKQLFVVNDLAAEADFNLYLSVRNLENAVVLQPNEIGVYWLLKQEKVILTREALTTIEEVLG
- the rplE gene encoding 50S ribosomal protein L5 produces the protein MSKYVSRYHKLYNDVIVPALMKDLGITNIMECPKLEKIIVNMGVGEATQNVKLIDAAMGDLAIISGQKPVVRKAKKSEAGFKLREGMPIGAKVTLRKERMYDFLDRLVNVVLPRVRDFEGVPADSFDGRGNYSLGLRDQLVFPEIEFDKVDKLLGMSITMVSSAKTDEEGRALLRAFGMPFKK
- the rpsN gene encoding 30S ribosomal protein S14 → MAKKSMIARDVKRAELCDKYAEKRAELKKRVAEGDMEAMFELNKLPKDSSAVRRRNRCQLDGRPRGFMREFGISRVKFRQLAGAGLIPGVKKSSW
- the rplP gene encoding 50S ribosomal protein L16 yields the protein MLMPKRTKHRKMFRGRMKGTAQRGNTVAFGDYGLQALEPHWITNRQIESCRVAINRTFKREGKTFIRIFPDKPITARPAGVRMGKGKGNVEGWVAVVKPGRIMFEVSGVTEDKAMVALRKAAMKLPISCKIVKKENGGEN
- the rplC gene encoding 50S ribosomal protein L3 → MSGILAKKIGMTQIFEDGKFIPVTVVEAGPNYVLQKKTVENDGYTALQLGFDEKKEKNTTKPVMGIFKKAGVNPQRFVKELRVDSVEGFELGQEIKADVLADVAYVDITGTSKGKGTSGVMKRHGFGGNRASHGVSRNHRLGGSIGMSSWPGKVLKGKRMAGQYGNVTVTVQNLKVVKVDAENNLVLIKGAVPGAKNGYIVIKPAVKK
- the rplV gene encoding 50S ribosomal protein L22 — encoded protein: MEARAITRFVRLSPRKARLVADLVRGKSALEALDILEFTNKKAARIISKTLASAVANATNNFKMDEDKLVVSTIMINDGPALKRIMPRAMGRADIIRKPTAHITVAVSEK